Part of the Apodemus sylvaticus chromosome 15, mApoSyl1.1, whole genome shotgun sequence genome is shown below.
gtcttaaaggtataagtttttgcatgtcttgactataaagtattggcttataagatattgggcatgatttaaaagatataatgttggtaataaaaagttagtttaaaactggtaactcagggttggagccaGCAGGAGTGACCAAGACTGACAGGAATGCCAGCAGACGCTCTTTGCCACACCTCTCTCACTGAAGGGACAATCATGGAAGTCTCGAGACCAAAAAGCACTGTAAAGGCCCTGCCACTGTCCATTCAGTCCTATTTATATTCCCtcaaaacatcatgtgtcctccaggggccttgcctcagcacattaAGTCTGGCTTAGCAACACTCCCTGtaagtctgtatcagctgacgttactctgccaattggcccaagtctgaggaagtggcaagaagccacctgAACACCACCAGTAggatttttggtgcatttctctctatggagtcatgacAAATGGAACTCAGCTAggcaatgtaaggtgaaccaatacatgcatgtgtttAGAGAAGAATCCTCTCTCATGCATCTTTTCATATGCTTGATTTAGCAAAgcttcctttcacctgtgtctgcttcagacaacactccttccatgtctgttccagcaaaacaccgtctaccacaactgactttccaaagaaaccatgacTTCCTACTTCATTTATAGCTCTAAGTATATGGGGGCTTTCTAAGCCCAGTTCATTTGACATGATTTACTAAATAACCATGTGGCTGGCTGCAGAGGAAAATGTTGGGTGTGGTCTGCTTCTGGGAAGGTACCATGTGCTGGATATGGCCTCTGAACGATCAGTcttctgcaataaccaatttgattgcggtttgaaacaaggaacaaatatttCATCAGGTCCTTAAACATTCATTTAAcatacttttatgattttgtctTACAGCACATTATTAACACACCAGTATATTTATTGGAGAATGTTAAAACTTTTCGTGGAGATGAGAAAGGGTGATTCTACATTAATGTtccctttgccaaggaatggcagcgagcacatatcataaacagctgattacagtagccttctctactatctgtaaagttatttgCCCTTTGCCTTTAATTTTTATCTACATGGAAAACAGAGTTTTAAGTCCTCCTGtgtcaagcttaagatgaggttactataagataaaaccaattaatatatcctaacaacctttgaaaatcattgagaataagcaaattatctttatttgatATTACTATCACTATTCGCAGCCTGAGCTGGAGCATCAGGTCTGGGGTGGTCCACTTCCAGAAGGtcttgacagcagcagcagcctccctcctttctttggcaGGCAGGCTTATGGGTCTGGCTCCGAAGTCTCCATTCTCCTCTGATGTCAGGTACCTTGGGTCATcagccagagaagcaagagcCATTGAGAGGAAGACCGAGAAAATGTAGACCTATCTGCTGATGGGAGGGGCTTCTTGCATGTGCTGGGGTGAGGAGAGGCCAATCAGTACAAAGCTGTAAAACCCAAGGAGAACGTGAGAGGCGTGGCAAAAGTATGTGGGGTGTAACAGCATCAAATCAGGAGGCACACAACATGAAGCTAAGTCATGTGGGAACAACCTTTCAGGCAGCCACATTGGCATCCAATTCACCTTTCACCTGAATGAGCTTCACTGAGGGAaattctggctccccattcccactatatgtgtttttatatcaCGGGAAAAACAGTAGTCAAAACTGTGGcagatggaaatggacctcctaGTTAGATTCAGAGGATAATCTTATTCTTGGGTTACTTTGCTCTTATTTTCTCCCTGTTCTAGGAATTAAAGGACCAGCCCAACCTTAAAATCTCAAAAAGAGTCTTGTAAACAAATATGCTTTCTTCTGAAGTTTAGGGGGAACTACACTTCAGAGGTGTGCTGGTTAGATTTTTGTTAGAATGACATGAGCTACTATCACCTGGAACAGGAAAACTGCTGAAAAAATTTCCTTTGTCAGATTACCTGTGGGCAAGTTTGTGGGCCATTTTATTAATGATTGAAGTCGAGTGCCCAGGAACTTTACATAGGATCACCACTGTAGTTTGCATTGTATTTGATTTGGTAATCTCTGGGTACTGATCAGTGGGGAACATGGGGCAAAGAACCAGCTTTGATTAACAAGAGAGCAGGACATTAAAGGGAAACTTCGATGAGCCAGGACAATTGCTGCAACTCATCTTTGGCTGAGACACTTGACATGATTAAGAAGACAGAGGCATCACAGAGCTAAAATCTTCTCAAAAGCAATTCCTTGGTATATCTCAAGAGAAGTCTGTTTGAATGGTGACAAAGTCTGCTTCTCATGCTGGAAGTCAAACAAGATCATGTGTAAGAATTTCCCGGGTGGTATTGGTTTGGGCAGCCTGAAAGCTGAGGGGtcaaaggggaggtagaaaacaGCCCCAGCTTGGTgctgtgagaggccagaagagtccattgttgaaggtgtagcctcattacAGTGCAGCCCTGAACACACTGGAGATGCCAAGACTTCAGTGATAACCAACCATATCAATGATAGGTGTGGACCGATTCCATCTGACAGGAGAAGACAGGATGTGTGGGCTGTGGACAAAAGAAACCCAGAGGGGGTGTGGCCCTAAACCATTTGCATCTCAGAAGATCCAGAGTCCTGTGCTTGGGACACTGAGCTGAACCACAGGAACTGAGTTACACTagtggattttggttttgatttgatttgttggTTTTCTGGTTCTACACTTCTGGAATAAGAAAGTATTGTACTTGTGTTTAATTGTAGGAGGGTCCACATCCCACACTATCTAGATAGAACTAGATTTAAGTCACTGTACTTCAAGAACCTAATCATGAACTGTCTATATgcaaatattagtaaaaaaaatagatttagcaaatataaaaatgtacctgaaagatgccttgtacttcttgtcatcttcGGGGTGTCCTCTCTCTTTTGGGGGCACACCTTCCTCCGGCTTGTTGTGTCAGGTGACATGCAGCAGCAGCATAGAATCCTGACGCAATTCGAAATTCGTTTCTTCCATTTGGCCCATCCCTGAGGCTGCGGGGGTCTTGGAGTAAAAGGTCTCCTTCTTTCTGGCTCACTTGGGGCCTTGTCGAACTGGGAGCTAGAGGAGAAGGTGTTATCGAGGGTTTCGATTACTTCCACGACAGTGTAAGTAGCGATGCAGATGCAAGGGGCAGTCATTCTTCTTTGCTGACGACTGCCCATAGGGGGTGTCTTCTTGGGTGCAACAGGGGCATTTGTCTCCCCAGGACGTTGTCCAGTAGATGACACTCGTATTTTAAGGGAAGGTTCACTGGCCcttctcctgggaggcagagggtaaGTGATAGGATCTGTTGCTGAAGGGAAAGGTGTCACTCCTGGGTTAGTGACATCTCTTTGCACATAATTGCCATCATCCTGATTTGCCAGGCTTTTCAATAGGTGGTATGTTGCCCTAGTTTCGTCAAACTCCTTGTGTTTTAAAGCTTCTCTTATGTCTTGGGAATGAAAGCCAAGGCTTTCCATGGCCCCCATTATATCAGGGTCTGGGAATCTGGTGTCACTGTTGTAATGGAATGTCAAAGTCTTTCCCCCTTGCTGGAGCCATGGATGGCTTACGAGTTCTTGCGCATTTGGCCTCTGCCTTGGGTTGACAGTTAGCAGGAGGCTAATCATGCTCCTAATATCTTTGGAGAGATGATCCGGTGTACggtattttccattcatcacCTTGCTGCTCAGTTCCGACAGGGTTCCTCCTCCAAATGGCAGGAATCCGGTggtcatataatataaaatgaccCCCAAGGCCCACATATCTACTTTTGTGCCATCGTAGGGTAGGCCTCGGAAGATCTCTGGAGCAATGAACTGGAAGGCTCCACACAGCCTTTCCAGTTTTTGCCCAGGTAGGAATGTGTCTCCGAGGCTGAAATCAATAAGTGTAGCCTTTCCATCCTCACCCACTATGATATTGTCAGGCTTTATGTCCCTGTGCACCACACCTTTACCGTGACAGTAGCCTATGGCACTGAGCAACTGAACAAATATGCTCCTAGCTTCATCTTCTTTCAGGCATCCAGCGTCCCGGACTCGTTTAAGTAGCTCTTCTCCTCTGGCAACTTCCATAATTAAATAAGTTGTGTGTTCTGTCTCAATTACTTGCACAAGCGAGACGATGTTTGGGTGACTGAGCATTTTCATAATGTCCGCTTCGGGCACTGTTGGGTCCGACCACCTCTCCCTCAAAAGAGCCTTGACAGCAACTGGGGCACCTGTAAGGCGGTGGGAGCACAGCCTCACATCGGAAGTGCCACCCTGGCCCAAGGTCTTCAACACCGTGTACTGCCTGGTGAACACCTCCTCCTCGAACATGGTGACCACAGTGTCAGACTCTGATGACTCCGAGTCACTATCCGAATACATAGTTCGTAGCAGTGCTACTGCCAAAGGCAGTGAGGcctggggagaaaggaaaggagatataAAGAAACTTACAGAGACATGAGGGATGAGAGTAACAAAATCAGTGGGatccaaagtaaaaacaaaagacaaagagaaaaccaCTGAAACAAGAAGCTTTAACCTAGACCCACGATGACACAGGCAGAGGAACCCAGTCTTGATCCCTAAACCACGACTAGCTCACAATCTAGTAAAATAGACAGACCACAGCTCAGTAATGTACTGGATgctatctgataaaactgagaagaGAACTAGAGTATCAGAATGAAcatgaatagaagaaagaaatgattgagaaaatacttacaaaataacataaaaattgaaGACCAACACCCCAAACCAGGCCAACTAATTAAAATACCAAGGAAATCAAAGCAAAGCCAGGACCCCTCAagtaatcaaaacagaaagagaagcatgtaAAACCCATTAAAttgaagcaaaaaagcaaaagtcaaaagcaagccagagaaatgaaaagaattggAAACCATAACTAACCACATCCAATTATGCCTTATCTCTAGCGGTCAATAACACCACCAGTACTCAATAatggtttttaaaggaaaagtttaaataaaccaaaaatgaaaaaatatatttttaaaatttgaaatttatagcaaatatcctgttatacaaaagaaaaaaaggccccCAAACATATtaaccattcaagaaaaataaaagcagaaggaaaataagaatagaaacagaaaaacaaagaaggaaatcttAAAGTAGTAACCCAAGTGTCCATGACTTAGACAGATGTCTCATTCAGTGTAGAACCTGCTGTTCAAGCCTAAGGTTTGGACTTAAATGCAAAGTACCACTGCCCACCACAAAAGTTAAACAAATGACCCACCAAACAAAACAGGCCTAATTAATGTCCCTCCCTAGTTTGAATCTCCAAACACAGGCAGATCCAGAGGCTCCTTGGTCAAAACCTAGCCTATGTGGCAAAAAGAGGCCAGTGAATGACTCTGCTTTAGAAATTAAGTTTTCAACATACCTTTAGCACAGCACTGAAGGTGTagctaaccctaacactaacactaacactaacactaacactaacactaacactaacactaacactaacactaacactaaccctaaacctaaccttaaccctaaccctaaccctaacccaaccctaacccaaccctaacactaacactaacactaacactaacactaacactaacactaacactaacactaaccttagcctaaccctaaccctgggcTTTCCCTGTAACTGTATGTAAGCTTGTAGAtgaattcacacagacacacacaagcaggtaaacacacagaacacacaactaAATCTATACACAGACTCAACCTCACacccacacagtctctctctgtctctctgtctctatctctgactatgactctctctctctctctctttctctctctctctctctctctctctctctctctctctcacacacacacacacacacacacacacaactcacaaatCAAACAATCAGAATCTCAAAACCTCACACAATCTCACTAATGTATATCTCACAAGTAAAtcaccactccacttctctatacCCTCAGAGATCCAGGGCAGGCCTCTCCCTTATTTATATCTGCTGGGTGGACTCTCACAATGGATCCTCATGAGGTCACAGTAGGGCATGCACAGATCATACTTGTtcaaactcacagggactgaAATGGCTTCAAAGCTTCTGAGTCAGGATGGCCCTGCAGAGCAACATTTAGTGTTTTAGAAATTAAAGTGGGACACAGTGTGCCCTGAGAATCATCCACATAGACAGCTAAATAGAGCTGCTAAATACCCCACTGCCCCTACTATTAAAGGGCACATGCAGATTCCTAGCAGTGTAGAGGAGCCAGGCATTGATTAGTGTCCTAGTGTCATTCTTTgttaaacaaaatacccagacaaGGTTGGAGAAGGATATCCAGGGTGTCCCATCCTGAGAGgatggaaagggggaaggggaagtattgtgtgtgtgtgtgtgggtgaccAGGAATGGGGGCAGTGAGTggagtgtaaagtgaataagaaatcagatgaaagaaaggagagagagagggagagagagagagagagagagagagagagagagagagagagagagagagagagagagagagagagagagagaaagagagggaaggaaggaaggaaggaaagaaggaagaaatatagagaggaaggaaggatggataaaaggaagaaggaagaaaaccatcAAGTGTTCccccatggttcctgcctctctctctgaatTCCTGCTCTGACATCCTTCAGCGGTGGACTGTTATGGGGCTTTTTAAGCCAAATAATACTCcccaaataccctgacaaaaagcaactttggagatagtacGTTTATTTGAGGCTACAATTCCCGGTTATTTTCTAGCATTGTGGAAAAGTCAAGTCTGGAACCTCCATTAGTATCATTGCATACACGGTCAAGAGTAGAGGAAAGTAAATGGGTGTGTCTTGACTTGATTGCTTCTGCAAGGCTCCATTTGTCCACTCTTCCATAGTACTGatagtttgctctctctctctctctctctctctctctctctctctctctctctctctctctctctgtgtgtgtgtgtgtgtgtagtggcaaGTGTGGGGCTGTCCATCAAGTCTGTGGTGAGCAGCAAGACTTGATGTCTCATAGTAGTTGGAAAATTGGTGTACCACTGTATTAGTttgtgttctctagagtcacagacgtatggatagtctttacaatagttagggaatttgtcaatgacttacagtctatagtccaactccccaaaaatgatcagcagctgctgtggatgtaagtccaatgatctagcagtttctcagtcccacgaagcaagcaggcaaggaagagtgagagagaatcttccttcttccaatgtccttatatatttccagcagagggtgtagcccagattaaaggctgtaggtctccaacagagggtgtggcccagaatattggcatgtgggtctccagcagagggtgtggcccagattaaaggtgtgtgcattcatgcctttaatcccaaatgttcttgaactcggagatctccttgtcttaatcttctgaaattcatagccactgtgcttcaaggtctccatgccaagatccaggtcagaaacttatatctctgagcctccaaattaggatcataggtgagccttccaattctagactgtagttcattccagatatagtcaaattgacaaccaggaatagccactacaatccaccccttgtcaatttgacacaaataatatctcatgtccacatgaaacaataacaagattgtgaatatgcctaacatgatataactattcctcgaacaatcgcaaacgcatttgcaaatttacaatggggaaatgtcccttgggaacattcttttagtgtttcaataccaattgatgttaaagggattggaagaaagacaaatgtatcttcaacacaataagatagaagcattcatattacttataatccttgtttctgcaactggttacgtggccttagctggtatttataactaccttcctctgctacccattctgtatttcttttaccTTTGGCAAGCACCTCAgtaggtcttggctcttttcctggaggattgacccataccttcattcctgatgggtctgtgtcctttgtcatcctgcttggattaggctgttgtagtttcccactgactttaatcacaggacatggtagtactaagagatgctctagggaatctcctgcactccagacataatcctgcttacctccattgtggagaggcaatacaatttccccatggtaatctggatctatcatccctcctaacactgttattcctttcttagcctgttggttt
Proteins encoded:
- the LOC127665686 gene encoding sperm motility kinase Z-like, giving the protein MYSDSDSESSESDTVVTMFEEEVFTRQYTVLKTLGQGGTSDVRLCSHRLTGAPVAVKALLRERWSDPTVPEADIMKMLSHPNIVSLVQVIETEHTTYLIMEVARGEELLKRVRDAGCLKEDEARSIFVQLLSAIGYCHGKGVVHRDIKPDNIIVGEDGKATLIDFSLGDTFLPGQKLERLCGAFQFIAPEIFRGLPYDGTKVDMWALGVILYYMTTGFLPFGGGTLSELSSKVMNGKYRTPDHLSKDIRSMISLLLTVNPRQRPNAQELVSHPWLQQGGKTLTFHYNSDTRFPDPDIMGAMESLGFHSQDIREALKHKEFDETRATYHLLKSLANQDDGNYVQRDVTNPGVTPFPSATDPITYPLPPRRRASEPSLKIRVSSTGQRPGETNAPVAPKKTPPMGSRQQRRMTAPCICIATYTVVEVIETLDNTFSSSSQFDKAPSEPERRRPFTPRPPQPQGWAKWKKRISNCVRILCCCCMSPDTTSR